A portion of the Paenibacillus marchantiae genome contains these proteins:
- a CDS encoding GntR family transcriptional regulator, producing MYKKIETYIIDQIRSGNWKPGSRIPSENELAEQFSVSRITVKNALTALVDKGVVYRLQGKGTFVNDHSPEEIHNITSAVKEQLTVPTIGFLLPRLDNRFTANLLSGIEDTLSENGYQLLFAKTNDSQETEILKIQEMKQAGVRGLIIYPVEGEHYNNEILALTLNRFPLVLLDRNLKGVETNSISSDNHEAAIQAVKHLHELGHNRIGFISTLAEGTSSIEDRLHGYEKALEDRHILIDRSIQMTRLAMSASDEEVIMMIQKFLQANPQMTALLSSNFSPHVIQAAMQMGISVPEDLSVVFFDDVEFPEFCIIPPTAVVQQELELGREAGRVILKQVENPNSEYLQVKLPTMLIPRQSTAKAKS from the coding sequence ATGTACAAGAAAATCGAGACTTATATCATTGACCAGATTCGAAGCGGAAATTGGAAACCGGGCAGCCGAATTCCTTCCGAAAATGAACTGGCTGAACAATTCAGTGTGAGCCGTATCACGGTGAAAAATGCCCTTACTGCTCTAGTTGATAAAGGAGTGGTCTACCGACTTCAAGGCAAAGGCACCTTTGTTAACGATCACAGTCCAGAGGAAATTCATAACATCACTTCAGCGGTAAAAGAGCAGCTCACAGTACCAACAATCGGGTTCCTTCTCCCCCGTCTTGACAATAGGTTCACCGCCAATCTGCTGAGCGGAATTGAGGACACCCTTTCAGAGAATGGCTATCAATTGTTATTTGCCAAGACGAATGATTCACAAGAGACAGAGATTCTCAAAATTCAGGAAATGAAACAGGCAGGCGTCAGAGGACTAATTATCTATCCCGTTGAGGGTGAGCACTATAACAATGAGATTCTTGCGCTTACGCTAAATCGCTTTCCCCTTGTCCTTCTGGACCGCAATCTAAAAGGGGTGGAGACCAACTCCATCAGCTCGGACAACCATGAGGCAGCTATTCAGGCGGTTAAGCATCTTCATGAGCTTGGGCACAATCGAATTGGCTTTATTTCCACTCTTGCTGAGGGAACATCAAGTATTGAGGACAGATTGCATGGGTATGAGAAAGCCTTGGAGGACCGTCATATTCTGATTGATCGCAGTATACAGATGACACGTCTGGCCATGAGTGCCAGCGATGAAGAGGTTATCATGATGATTCAGAAGTTTTTACAGGCCAATCCGCAGATGACGGCCCTTCTATCCTCCAATTTCAGCCCTCATGTTATTCAAGCGGCGATGCAGATGGGAATCTCTGTACCAGAAGATTTATCTGTCGTGTTCTTCGATGATGTCGAATTTCCGGAGTTCTGTATCATTCCGCCCACGGCTGTTGTACAGCAGGAACTTGAACTCGGACGAGAAGCGGGCAGAGTCATCCTGAAACAAGTGGAGAATCCAAACAGTGAGTACCTTCAAGTTAAATTACCTACGATGCTTATTCCCAGACAATCAACAGCAAAGGCGAAATCATAG